In Daucus carota subsp. sativus chromosome 4, DH1 v3.0, whole genome shotgun sequence, one DNA window encodes the following:
- the LOC108215574 gene encoding UDP-glycosyltransferase TURAN isoform X2, whose translation MPGKGERRGRAALVVLGDIGRSPRMQYHALSLARQACLEVDIVAYGGSDPHSAVLEHQSIHIHKMKPWPAIPHLPKILQPLMLLFKPVFQFLMLLWFLCVKIPAPDVFIVQNPPSVPTLVAVKWASWLRRSKFIVDWHNFGYTLLALSLGRSSPFVAVYRWFEKHYGKMANGSLCVTQAMQLELAQNWGIKATVLYDQPPEFFHPTLLEEKHKLFCRIEKNLNEPSGHRDCISNGKDEHNPNATLFTTQVGNDIKLNQNRPALIVSSTSWTPDEDFNILLEAALMYDRRVAAILNEDDSTPEDVLSREYCEGKQFLYPRLLFIITGKGPEKQKYEEKLRKLKLKRVAFRTMWLSAEDYPLLLGSADLGVCLHTSSSGLDLPMKVVDMFGCGLPVCAVSYSCIKELVKVEKNGLLFSSSSELADELMMLFKGYPDECDALKLLRKGVHETRSSVSWETEWEAKAKPLVNEVISGNF comes from the exons ATGCCAG GGAAAGGTGAGAGGAGAGGGAGAGCAGCTCTGGTAGTTCTCGGCGATATCGGTCGCAGTCCTCGTATGCAGTATCACGCTCTTTCTCTTGCTCGTCAG GCATGCTTAGAAGTGGATATAGTTGCATACggag GTTCAGACCCTCACTCAGCTGTATTAGAGCACCAATCTATCCATATTCATAAAATG AAACCCTGGCCAGCAATCCCTCATTTGCCAAAGATACTTCAGCCTTTGATGCTTTTATTTAAGCCTgtgtttcaatttttaatgCTTCTTTGGTTTCTTTGTGTTAAAATACCCGCTCCAGATGTTTTCATTGTACAG AATCCACCTTCTGTTCCTACTTTAGTGGCTGTGAAATGGGCCAGCTGGCTGAGGCGCTCCAAATTCATAGTTGATTGGCATAATTTTGGATATACATTGCTTGCATTGTCTCTTGGAAGAAGTAGTCCTTTTGTGGCAGTGTATCGCTG GTTTGAGAAACATTATGGAAAGATGGCAAATGGTTCCCTATGCGTGACACAGGCAATGCAACTTGAATTGGCTCAAAATTGGGGAATCAA AGCTACCGTTTTATATGATCAGCCTCCTGAGTTTTTTCATCCTACTTTACTCGAAGAGAAACACAAG CTGTTTTGTAGGATTGAGAAAAATCTAAACGAGCCTTCCGGTCATCGAGACTGCATCAGCAATG GTAAAGATGAACATAACCCGAATGCAACTCTATTTACTACCCAGGTTGGCAATGATATAAAATTGAATCAGAATCGTCCAGCACTTATTGTTAGCAGTACAAGCTG GACTCCAGATGAAGATTTTAATATACTTCTCGAAGCAGCACTTATGTATGATAGACGTGTTGCTGCAATATTAAACGAGGATGACTCAACCCCAGAGGATGTTCTTTCGAGGGAATATTGTGAGGGGAAGCAATTCTTGTACCCTAGGTTGCTATTCATTATTACTG GTAAAGGACCTGAGAAACAAAAATATGAAGAAAAATTACGGAAATTAAAACTCAAACGTGTAGCATTTCGTACTATGTGGCTGTCAGCTGAAGATTACCCATTGCTTCTCG GATCAGCGGATCTGGGTGTTTGCCTGCATACCTCATCATCCGGGTTGGATCTTCCTATGAAG GTTGTTGATATGTTTGGCTGTGGGCTGCCTGTTTGTGCCGTTTCATATTCATG CATCAAGGAGCTTGTAAAAGTTGAAAAAAATGGTTTGCTTTTCTCGTCTTCGTCAGAGCTAGCTGATGAGCTAATG ATGCTATTTAAGGGGTATCCAGATGAATGTGATGCTTTGAAGTTGTTGAGAAAAGGTGTACACGAAACAAGGTCTTCTGTGAGTTGGGAAACTGAATGGGAAGCAAAAGCAAAGCCCTTAGTAAATGAG GTTATCTCTGGAAATTTCTGA
- the LOC108215574 gene encoding UDP-glycosyltransferase TURAN isoform X1 codes for MPGKGERRGRAALVVLGDIGRSPRMQYHALSLARQACLEVDIVAYGGSDPHSAVLEHQSIHIHKMKPWPAIPHLPKILQPLMLLFKPVFQFLMLLWFLCVKIPAPDVFIVQNPPSVPTLVAVKWASWLRRSKFIVDWHNFGYTLLALSLGRSSPFVAVYRWFEKHYGKMANGSLCVTQAMQLELAQNWGIKATVLYDQPPEFFHPTLLEEKHKLFCRIEKNLNEPSGHRDCISNGKDEHNPNATLFTTQVGNDIKLNQNRPALIVSSTSWTPDEDFNILLEAALMYDRRVAAILNEDDSTPEDVLSREYCEGKQFLYPRLLFIITGKGPEKQKYEEKLRKLKLKRVAFRTMWLSAEDYPLLLGSADLGVCLHTSSSGLDLPMKVVDMFGCGLPVCAVSYSCIKELVKVEKNGLLFSSSSELADELMMLFKGYPDECDALKLLRKGVHETRSSVSWETEWEAKAKPLVNEARSTFSLKPSL; via the exons ATGCCAG GGAAAGGTGAGAGGAGAGGGAGAGCAGCTCTGGTAGTTCTCGGCGATATCGGTCGCAGTCCTCGTATGCAGTATCACGCTCTTTCTCTTGCTCGTCAG GCATGCTTAGAAGTGGATATAGTTGCATACggag GTTCAGACCCTCACTCAGCTGTATTAGAGCACCAATCTATCCATATTCATAAAATG AAACCCTGGCCAGCAATCCCTCATTTGCCAAAGATACTTCAGCCTTTGATGCTTTTATTTAAGCCTgtgtttcaatttttaatgCTTCTTTGGTTTCTTTGTGTTAAAATACCCGCTCCAGATGTTTTCATTGTACAG AATCCACCTTCTGTTCCTACTTTAGTGGCTGTGAAATGGGCCAGCTGGCTGAGGCGCTCCAAATTCATAGTTGATTGGCATAATTTTGGATATACATTGCTTGCATTGTCTCTTGGAAGAAGTAGTCCTTTTGTGGCAGTGTATCGCTG GTTTGAGAAACATTATGGAAAGATGGCAAATGGTTCCCTATGCGTGACACAGGCAATGCAACTTGAATTGGCTCAAAATTGGGGAATCAA AGCTACCGTTTTATATGATCAGCCTCCTGAGTTTTTTCATCCTACTTTACTCGAAGAGAAACACAAG CTGTTTTGTAGGATTGAGAAAAATCTAAACGAGCCTTCCGGTCATCGAGACTGCATCAGCAATG GTAAAGATGAACATAACCCGAATGCAACTCTATTTACTACCCAGGTTGGCAATGATATAAAATTGAATCAGAATCGTCCAGCACTTATTGTTAGCAGTACAAGCTG GACTCCAGATGAAGATTTTAATATACTTCTCGAAGCAGCACTTATGTATGATAGACGTGTTGCTGCAATATTAAACGAGGATGACTCAACCCCAGAGGATGTTCTTTCGAGGGAATATTGTGAGGGGAAGCAATTCTTGTACCCTAGGTTGCTATTCATTATTACTG GTAAAGGACCTGAGAAACAAAAATATGAAGAAAAATTACGGAAATTAAAACTCAAACGTGTAGCATTTCGTACTATGTGGCTGTCAGCTGAAGATTACCCATTGCTTCTCG GATCAGCGGATCTGGGTGTTTGCCTGCATACCTCATCATCCGGGTTGGATCTTCCTATGAAG GTTGTTGATATGTTTGGCTGTGGGCTGCCTGTTTGTGCCGTTTCATATTCATG CATCAAGGAGCTTGTAAAAGTTGAAAAAAATGGTTTGCTTTTCTCGTCTTCGTCAGAGCTAGCTGATGAGCTAATG ATGCTATTTAAGGGGTATCCAGATGAATGTGATGCTTTGAAGTTGTTGAGAAAAGGTGTACACGAAACAAGGTCTTCTGTGAGTTGGGAAACTGAATGGGAAGCAAAAGCAAAGCCCTTAGTAAATGAGGCAAGATCAACTTTTTCGCTAAAACCTTCTTTATGA